A window of the Lactuca sativa cultivar Salinas chromosome 5, Lsat_Salinas_v11, whole genome shotgun sequence genome harbors these coding sequences:
- the LOC111900978 gene encoding nuclear transcription factor Y subunit B-3 translates to MADSDNESGGGHNGDHSLREQDRFLPIANVSRIMKKALPANAKISKDAKETVQECVSEFISFITGEASDKCQREKRKTINGDDLLWAMTTLGFEDYVEPLKVYLQRFRDMEGEKTALAGRQGGEKDTASVGGGGNGSVVNIGSNGGGFHENNGGGGGMYGTMMGHHQQQHQGGGHLYGSGGFYQFGQNPTGKMGPAGYPGSGPLNGRPTPR, encoded by the coding sequence ATGGCGGATTCAGATAATGAGTCCGGCGGAGGACACAACGGCGATCACTCGCTTCGGGAGCAAGATAGGTTTCTTCCGATAGCAAACGTGAGTAGAATCATGAAGAAAGCGCTGCCAGCAAACGCAAAGATCTCGAAAGACGCAAAGGAGACTGTACAGGAGTGTGTGTCGGAGTTCATCAGCTTTATCACCGGCGAAGCATCAGATAAGTGCCAGAGAGAGAAGCGAAAGACGATCAATGGTGACGACTTGCTATGGGCCATGACAACGTTAGGGTTTGAGGATTACGTCGAGCCCTTGAAGGTTTACTTACAGAGATTTAGAGATATGGAGGGTGAGAAGACAGCGCTCGCGGGACGACAGGGAGGCGAGAAGGACACCGCCAGTGTGGGCGGTGGAGGGAATGGCAGTGTTGTAAATATTGGAAGTAACGGAGGGGGGTTTCACGAGAATaatggaggaggaggagggaTGTATGGCACGATGATGGGgcatcatcaacaacaacatcaaggAGGAGGACACCTGTACGGGTCGGGTGGTTTTTATCAGTTTGGCCAAAACCCGACTGGGAAAATGGGCCCTGCTGGATATCCAGGATCCGGCCCATTAAACGGAAGGCCGACCCCGAGATAA